One Ethanoligenens harbinense YUAN-3 genomic window carries:
- a CDS encoding InlB B-repeat-containing protein, which yields MFKRKRTSKKCLMSILASAVAVTMLPGVLLPVWAEESGKTTLDISQESIVISGNAITGKDSSGHDITQVNSNGYVITGKSMSNTVTVKNGTTDITLSNADIEASGGSAFSIQGGATVDLELSGANTLTGGNDCAGLEVPESTSLTIDSLSGDNCTDTLNATSTGDGAGIGGNSGADCGTITINRGSVNATSTQDGAGIGNGCQADGDTRGMVTVNGGSVTALTKGYGAGIGDGNGGHGINVAINGGTIDAESRTGSGIGEGAYCFSSTFAIKIAGGTIVAKGETSGSGEGVGIGSMYDTNSMSIIMAGGSVSASPSFAQFNPKPTNGFARLDLFTVVLPKAATVTSVDVEQNDKQVSYNGAGMKTDAQNELYLYLPEDDNGVTKVTLQTSDGNTYVRCSPPFIIADIPEQTYTGSEIKPAVTVEDILTGNVLKEGTDYKLVYNDSLPTDSEGYDDYTSGGEHNFQVVGLNQYLGETQEVSFNITCPVTITGISPDSGPDYGGTKVTITGSHFAGATEVSFDYNDCGSFTVVNDSTIIACAPEWNSAMNDGDVYIEVNTPAGFCESDATFHYQKTVQKVTLTGGSAIAQGNSEQMTATVLWGNNTSEDITDRTSTTWSSSDTGVATVDADGNVSAVSPGTATITASYEGISASLTVTVQSSHNITILNALAENGSVLLSGQKLTSCNFKEADGSTVVLTAVPQSGYTLTGWYDENGNLVSSNPTFVFTPTADVTYCVGFVRIPSVTLTANVSGNGSVSIGSATPSATATQSFTLGSPATLTETPADGYQFLYWQDTTSGKILSQSASYTFTMDSDMYMTAVFEQTKTATHMVTFVNGITGETIKSVTVDNSVTDISSYEPADPYAFGCTFKDWKETKEADGSIVETAEFTPASLTDSLTVTGGTQSGSGSYASKSVVTVTADAAPSGKQFSCWQDASGNILSYGAIYSFCITGDLSVTAVYVDSTSTVEPEADTTLTGVTPNPSAATISFSSQWYVPGGCTVVSHGILVTKGANHTADTFVIGADSVLKATAKNNPSAGTYVVNKCNVTKGDLWYGRAYLVYRDAFGNIVTIYGNILSGSF from the coding sequence ATGTTCAAAAGAAAAAGGACGTCAAAAAAATGCCTGATGTCTATATTGGCTTCCGCAGTGGCGGTCACTATGTTGCCGGGGGTGCTTTTACCAGTTTGGGCGGAGGAAAGTGGGAAAACAACGCTCGATATTAGCCAGGAAAGCATCGTTATAAGCGGCAATGCTATTACCGGCAAAGACAGCAGCGGCCATGACATCACGCAGGTCAACTCAAACGGGTATGTCATTACCGGCAAATCGATGTCAAACACGGTCACCGTGAAAAACGGAACCACGGATATCACGCTCAGCAATGCGGATATTGAGGCAAGCGGGGGCTCTGCATTCTCCATTCAGGGGGGAGCAACGGTGGATTTGGAACTCAGCGGAGCAAACACCCTGACAGGCGGAAATGATTGCGCCGGTTTGGAAGTGCCGGAAAGCACTTCCCTTACGATTGATTCCCTGAGTGGGGACAACTGCACTGATACGCTGAATGCCACCTCAACGGGAGATGGCGCCGGAATCGGCGGAAACAGCGGCGCCGATTGCGGAACCATCACCATCAACAGAGGCTCGGTCAACGCAACCTCGACGCAAGACGGCGCCGGAATCGGCAACGGCTGTCAAGCCGATGGGGATACCCGCGGCATGGTCACTGTTAACGGTGGCTCGGTTACAGCGCTTACCAAAGGCTACGGCGCCGGCATCGGCGACGGAAATGGCGGACACGGAATCAACGTCGCCATCAACGGCGGCACAATCGATGCCGAGTCTCGCACTGGCTCCGGAATCGGAGAGGGCGCTTATTGCTTCAGCAGTACATTTGCCATCAAAATCGCCGGCGGAACCATCGTTGCGAAAGGCGAAACGTCCGGGTCCGGAGAAGGGGTTGGTATCGGTAGTATGTACGATACCAACTCTATGAGCATTATTATGGCCGGCGGCTCGGTAAGCGCGTCTCCCTCTTTCGCACAGTTTAATCCAAAGCCCACCAATGGGTTCGCACGTCTTGACCTTTTTACGGTCGTGCTACCCAAAGCCGCCACCGTGACAAGCGTCGATGTCGAACAGAATGATAAGCAGGTTTCCTACAATGGCGCTGGTATGAAAACCGACGCACAAAACGAATTGTACTTATACCTGCCCGAGGACGACAACGGCGTCACCAAGGTGACACTGCAAACGTCCGACGGGAATACTTATGTCAGATGTTCCCCTCCGTTTATCATTGCGGATATTCCGGAGCAAACCTATACCGGAAGTGAAATCAAGCCGGCGGTTACTGTAGAGGATATCCTTACCGGCAACGTCCTAAAGGAAGGAACCGATTACAAGCTGGTCTATAACGACAGCCTGCCGACGGATTCGGAAGGTTACGACGATTATACAAGCGGCGGGGAACATAATTTTCAGGTGGTCGGATTAAATCAGTATCTTGGTGAAACGCAGGAGGTATCATTCAATATTACCTGTCCCGTCACCATTACCGGCATCAGCCCCGACAGCGGCCCGGATTACGGTGGCACGAAGGTCACCATCACGGGGTCCCATTTTGCCGGCGCCACAGAAGTTTCATTCGATTACAACGACTGCGGCAGTTTTACGGTAGTGAATGATTCAACCATCATTGCCTGTGCACCAGAATGGAACAGCGCCATGAACGATGGTGACGTCTATATCGAGGTGAATACCCCGGCCGGTTTCTGCGAGTCGGATGCAACATTCCACTACCAAAAGACCGTTCAAAAAGTCACGTTAACCGGCGGCTCGGCCATCGCGCAAGGCAATTCGGAACAGATGACCGCCACGGTGCTGTGGGGAAATAACACCAGTGAGGATATTACGGATCGGACTTCTACGACATGGAGCAGCAGCGATACCGGCGTTGCAACGGTAGACGCTGACGGTAACGTTTCGGCCGTCAGCCCCGGTACGGCAACCATCACGGCTTCCTATGAGGGTATCAGCGCAAGTCTCACAGTAACGGTGCAGAGCAGCCACAACATTACAATCTTGAACGCATTGGCAGAAAACGGCTCGGTTCTGTTATCCGGTCAAAAACTCACCTCGTGCAATTTTAAGGAGGCCGACGGCTCCACGGTTGTGTTGACCGCCGTTCCGCAAAGCGGCTATACGCTGACCGGATGGTATGACGAGAACGGAAATTTGGTAAGCAGCAACCCGACGTTTGTCTTTACGCCGACCGCCGATGTTACCTATTGCGTGGGATTTGTACGAATTCCTTCGGTCACGCTTACGGCAAATGTCAGTGGAAACGGAAGCGTCAGCATAGGCAGTGCAACCCCGTCCGCTACAGCAACCCAATCATTTACGCTCGGCAGTCCCGCCACGCTGACGGAGACACCGGCCGACGGTTACCAGTTTCTGTACTGGCAGGATACAACAAGTGGGAAAATCCTTTCGCAGTCGGCTTCCTATACGTTCACGATGGACAGCGATATGTATATGACGGCCGTTTTTGAACAAACGAAGACGGCTACACACATGGTGACCTTTGTGAACGGCATTACGGGAGAAACCATCAAAAGCGTTACGGTTGACAATTCGGTAACGGATATCAGCTCTTACGAACCCGCCGACCCGTACGCATTCGGCTGCACCTTCAAAGATTGGAAAGAAACCAAAGAAGCGGACGGCAGCATCGTCGAAACGGCGGAGTTTACACCGGCGTCTTTAACCGATTCACTGACTGTAACCGGCGGCACCCAGAGCGGAAGCGGCAGCTACGCGTCCAAAAGCGTCGTGACTGTCACCGCGGATGCGGCGCCTTCCGGTAAGCAGTTCTCATGCTGGCAGGACGCAAGCGGAAATATTTTGAGCTACGGCGCAATATACAGTTTTTGCATTACGGGCGATCTGTCGGTCACAGCCGTTTATGTGGACAGCACTTCAACGGTGGAACCCGAGGCGGATACTACTCTGACGGGCGTAACGCCGAATCCCTCGGCGGCAACCATCTCGTTTTCCTCGCAGTGGTATGTTCCCGGCGGCTGCACCGTGGTTTCCCATGGTATTCTGGTGACGAAAGGCGCAAACCATACGGCGGATACGTTTGTCATCGGTGCGGACAGCGTATTAAAGGCAACAGCAAAAAACAATCCGTCCGCCGGTACCTATGTGGTGAACAAGTGCAATGTTACAAAGGGAGACCTGTGGTACGGACGAGCGTATCTTGTGTATCGGGATGCTTTCGGAAATATCGTGACCATTTACGGCAACATTCTGTCAGGGTCATTTTAA
- a CDS encoding transposase encodes MTNAVLCFVKTGCQWRHLPHDFPPYSTVHSFY; translated from the coding sequence TTGACGAATGCTGTTTTGTGCTTCGTCAAAACAGGTTGTCAATGGCGTCATTTACCGCATGACTTCCCACCCTACTCGACAGTCCATAGTTTCTATTGA
- a CDS encoding PqqD family protein, which yields MKLSDEFILREVAGTYIVMPYGEKSVDFNSMITLNETGAFIWKKLEQNLPRSELVLALVSEYEVTEEQASEDVCRFFSKLKDAHMLD from the coding sequence GTGAAGCTTTCAGATGAATTTATTCTTCGAGAAGTAGCAGGCACGTATATCGTCATGCCGTATGGTGAAAAATCGGTTGATTTTAATTCCATGATTACATTAAATGAAACCGGTGCATTTATATGGAAGAAATTAGAGCAAAACCTGCCCAGAAGCGAACTTGTTTTGGCTCTGGTGAGCGAATATGAGGTTACGGAAGAACAAGCCTCTGAAGATGTCTGCCGTTTTTTTTCCAAACTGAAAGATGCCCACATGTTGGATTAA
- the istB gene encoding IS21-like element helper ATPase IstB, with translation MTELTMERLRENLESLKMKNTLEILDNYLERAVKDELNVVDVLDHIFAEEALSKRRRAYEKQVQMSGFPIKKTLEDFDFSFQPSIDKRQIEELATMRFLENGENIVFLGLPGVGKTHLASALGLVAAKHRFSTHYINCHTLIEQLKKAHFENRLPDKLKTLGKYKMLIIDEIGYLPMDIQGANLFFQLIARRYERVSTIFTSNKTFSQWNEIFADVTIAFAILDRVLHHCTVVNIKGESYRLKERKEYMKQKQHIVNTLFEQGQN, from the coding sequence ATGACGGAACTGACGATGGAACGTCTCAGGGAAAACCTCGAAAGCCTTAAGATGAAAAACACGCTGGAGATATTGGACAATTATCTTGAAAGAGCTGTAAAGGACGAACTCAACGTTGTAGATGTGCTCGACCATATCTTTGCCGAGGAAGCATTGTCAAAACGGCGACGCGCCTATGAAAAGCAGGTGCAAATGTCCGGATTTCCCATCAAAAAAACGTTGGAGGATTTTGATTTCAGTTTCCAGCCCTCCATTGACAAGCGCCAGATTGAAGAACTGGCTACCATGCGTTTCCTTGAAAACGGAGAGAATATCGTCTTCCTCGGCCTGCCCGGTGTGGGCAAGACCCATCTGGCCTCAGCACTGGGGCTGGTTGCCGCCAAGCATCGATTCTCCACCCATTACATCAACTGCCACACCCTAATTGAGCAGCTCAAAAAGGCTCATTTTGAGAATAGACTACCGGACAAGCTCAAAACTCTGGGCAAGTACAAAATGCTCATTATTGACGAAATTGGCTATCTCCCGATGGATATTCAGGGGGCGAATCTGTTTTTTCAACTGATTGCGAGACGTTATGAGAGAGTCTCCACGATCTTTACCTCCAATAAGACCTTTTCCCAATGGAATGAGATCTTCGCCGACGTCACTATCGCCTTTGCAATCCTAGACCGTGTTTTGCACCACTGCACCGTTGTCAATATCAAGGGTGAGAGCTATCGCCTTAAAGAGCGAAAGGAGTACATGAAGCAGAAGCAGCACATCGTCAACACCCTTTTCGAGCAGGGCCAAAACTAA
- a CDS encoding ABC transporter ATP-binding protein, with product MKRKKKGAFRWIFRYSRKQMLRIVLIALVGIVSALSCIVLAVFSRKVIDIATGRLKGSVFVYCILLLVVIGVQAVLNILESNLTVRAGCKIEIDMKQGVFGAILKKQTSQTASYHSGDFLNRLTSDVEVVVGGCVVSLPQSLSLAVKLVVGFVVLLLMNAKFTCFLAIVGAVAFLFSFVLRNRYKKLHREIQQKDGKARSFMQECLENISIIKSFVKEKTILANLLRLQNDTYQVRLKRNAAANIANTGALTLFSGGYYLALVFGALQIADGKISYGMLTEFLLVFNQVIDPFKSMSGILLQFFSVTASAERLMEIENLCDEPEPKSKQADAEKLYREMNCIRIDRISFQYGTEQVFKNASGVIKKNTLTAIVGCSGVGKSTLLKLMLGLVEADSGEIRIEMADKNRRINTETRRLFSYVPQGNMILSGTIKENITFFRDGIEEKTLRAACWAACVSDFTNNLSEGLNTVIGERGMGLSEGQNQRIAVARALLSDSPVLLFDEATSALDNETEKKLLRNLKTFKNKTCIFVSHRNSTVEDCDAVLRIENGKIREEIWNGQEWIMFSAVAGNISKQYASRDSERR from the coding sequence ATGAAAAGAAAAAAGAAGGGCGCTTTTCGCTGGATATTTCGATATTCCAGAAAGCAGATGCTGCGAATCGTTCTGATCGCCTTGGTCGGCATCGTGTCGGCGTTGTCCTGTATTGTCTTGGCCGTTTTTTCGCGGAAAGTAATCGATATTGCAACAGGCAGGCTGAAAGGCAGCGTTTTCGTTTATTGCATCCTGCTACTCGTTGTCATCGGCGTACAGGCGGTACTGAATATTCTGGAAAGTAACCTGACCGTCAGGGCCGGTTGCAAAATAGAAATCGATATGAAGCAGGGCGTCTTCGGTGCAATTTTGAAAAAGCAGACGTCGCAGACCGCCTCCTATCATTCGGGGGATTTTTTGAACCGATTGACCAGCGACGTAGAGGTAGTCGTAGGCGGATGCGTAGTTTCGTTGCCCCAAAGCTTATCTCTGGCGGTAAAATTGGTCGTAGGGTTCGTCGTGCTTCTGCTGATGAATGCGAAATTCACCTGTTTTCTTGCCATTGTCGGCGCAGTGGCGTTCCTGTTCAGTTTCGTGTTGCGCAACCGCTATAAAAAACTGCACCGGGAGATTCAGCAGAAGGATGGAAAAGCGCGGTCATTCATGCAGGAATGCTTGGAGAATATTTCCATCATCAAATCCTTTGTAAAGGAGAAAACCATCCTTGCCAACCTTTTGAGACTGCAAAATGACACCTACCAAGTCAGGCTAAAACGGAATGCAGCTGCCAATATCGCTAATACAGGCGCTCTGACCCTTTTTTCCGGTGGGTATTATCTGGCACTCGTTTTCGGTGCACTGCAAATTGCCGATGGAAAAATTTCCTATGGGATGCTAACGGAATTTCTGTTAGTTTTCAATCAGGTCATCGACCCGTTCAAGAGCATGTCAGGGATATTGTTACAATTCTTTTCCGTGACTGCGTCGGCGGAACGCCTGATGGAAATCGAAAATCTATGTGACGAACCGGAACCAAAAAGCAAGCAGGCCGATGCTGAAAAACTATATCGGGAAATGAACTGTATTCGAATTGACCGGATCAGCTTTCAGTACGGGACAGAGCAGGTGTTTAAAAACGCTTCCGGCGTGATCAAAAAAAACACGCTGACTGCCATCGTCGGTTGTTCGGGAGTAGGAAAAAGTACGCTGCTGAAGCTAATGCTTGGTCTGGTCGAAGCGGATAGTGGTGAAATTCGTATTGAAATGGCGGACAAAAACCGTAGAATTAATACCGAGACTCGCCGCCTTTTTTCCTATGTGCCGCAGGGAAATATGATCCTGTCGGGAACCATTAAAGAAAACATTACCTTCTTTCGCGATGGTATCGAGGAAAAGACGCTTCGGGCTGCCTGCTGGGCTGCCTGCGTTTCTGATTTTACGAACAACCTTTCGGAAGGTCTTAATACCGTGATCGGAGAGCGCGGCATGGGCCTTTCAGAGGGGCAGAATCAGCGAATCGCCGTTGCGCGCGCTCTATTGTCCGATTCTCCGGTTTTGCTTTTTGATGAAGCTACTTCGGCGCTGGACAATGAAACGGAGAAGAAACTTTTACGCAATCTGAAAACGTTTAAAAACAAAACTTGCATTTTCGTTTCGCACAGGAATTCGACGGTAGAGGACTGTGATGCCGTCCTGAGAATTGAAAATGGAAAGATTCGGGAGGAAATCTGGAATGGACAGGAATGGATTATGTTTTCTGCAGTTGCTGGCAACATTTCTAAACAATACGCTTCCCGTGACTCCGAGAGACGTTGA
- a CDS encoding leucine-rich repeat domain-containing protein: MEYFSTRVITECSQEANPCGIVKALLGAAIKTTIDYSYSVNVDGTLTITGYVGKDTSLEIPSVINGKTVTEIAGWAFSVNTNLIRITIPATIQLVGLEALTNCAEIEVDANNPNYSTLNGVLYDKTQSKLIQYPAFDSDSEFDVPDGVTEIGERAVAERQKPLNVVLSSSVKNIAAYAFLNSNLPNILFQNGINTIDYGAFINSSIKDLNIRGNVGDIEDDAFIGCSSLTSIRINGNVGTIKSNAFLSLDKLVSVDIEGNIDTIGSTSFTDCHALKSVIIHGGILNVNDNAFLRCSSLKTVTVYGSIGTIDTVAFLDCSSLKNFTVYGGITTINNSAFQDCTSLFKLYINGDIGDIGECAFLGCKNLNSVYIDGDTYNIASCVFLRCANLKTITIKGNVNNIGQTAFLSCDRLSQITIDGNVNADLNLQVFAS; encoded by the coding sequence TTGGAATATTTTTCAACTAGGGTGATTACAGAATGCTCGCAGGAGGCGAATCCCTGCGGCATCGTTAAAGCACTTTTAGGTGCAGCAATAAAAACTACGATTGACTACTCTTATTCCGTAAATGTCGATGGAACGCTAACCATTACTGGATATGTGGGTAAGGATACTAGTTTAGAAATTCCTTCTGTTATAAACGGAAAGACTGTTACGGAAATTGCAGGCTGGGCCTTTTCCGTAAACACCAATTTAATCAGAATAACAATTCCAGCAACAATTCAGCTTGTTGGATTGGAAGCGTTGACTAATTGTGCTGAAATCGAAGTCGATGCAAATAATCCCAATTATAGTACTCTTAACGGTGTGTTATATGATAAGACACAAAGCAAGTTGATTCAATACCCGGCGTTTGATTCAGACAGTGAGTTTGACGTTCCGGATGGTGTTACGGAAATTGGAGAAAGAGCTGTTGCAGAGCGACAGAAGCCTTTAAATGTGGTACTGTCATCAAGTGTTAAAAATATTGCCGCTTATGCATTTCTTAATTCAAATTTGCCGAATATTTTGTTCCAAAATGGAATAAATACGATTGATTATGGCGCATTTATTAATTCCTCAATTAAGGATCTGAATATTCGTGGCAATGTCGGAGATATAGAAGACGATGCGTTTATTGGCTGCAGCAGTCTGACAAGCATTAGAATAAACGGCAACGTAGGCACCATTAAATCGAATGCCTTTTTATCTCTAGATAAATTGGTATCTGTGGACATTGAGGGTAATATAGACACAATTGGAAGCACGTCATTTACTGATTGCCATGCGCTAAAATCGGTTATAATTCATGGCGGTATACTAAATGTGAATGACAATGCCTTCCTGAGATGTTCGAGCTTAAAGACGGTTACCGTTTATGGGAGCATTGGGACAATTGATACGGTTGCATTTCTTGATTGCTCTTCACTCAAAAATTTCACAGTGTATGGTGGTATTACGACAATCAATAACAGTGCTTTTCAAGATTGTACATCCTTATTTAAGTTATATATTAATGGCGACATTGGTGATATCGGCGAGTGTGCGTTCCTTGGATGCAAAAATCTTAATAGTGTGTATATAGATGGTGATACATATAATATAGCTTCCTGCGTATTTCTTCGATGCGCTAACCTAAAAACTATAACTATAAAAGGTAACGTGAACAATATCGGTCAAACAGCATTTTTATCTTGTGATCGGCTATCACAAATAACCATTGATGGTAATGTCAACGCCGATTTGAATTTGCAGGTTTTCGCCAGTTAA
- a CDS encoding S24/S26 family peptidase, giving the protein MDKKTVYTSLDNLSPIFLTMLSKKVDILLGITGTSMLPMLKPGRDQVELTNCRQWKFGIGDIPLYRRTNGQYVLHRIVRMDRSGYDLCGDHQIRVEKEVPRGNMLAVVKRFRRKGKWHSCGESGYQVYWHLWIFLSSFRRLVYRACRR; this is encoded by the coding sequence ATGGATAAAAAAACAGTTTATACATCGCTCGACAATCTGTCGCCGATCTTCCTCACTATGCTATCGAAAAAAGTTGATATTTTGTTAGGTATCACCGGAACGAGTATGCTGCCAATGCTGAAACCGGGACGGGATCAGGTAGAACTGACAAACTGCCGCCAATGGAAGTTTGGAATTGGGGATATTCCGCTTTACCGCCGAACAAACGGGCAGTATGTGCTACACCGAATTGTCCGTATGGATCGCAGCGGATATGATCTCTGTGGGGATCATCAGATTCGTGTTGAAAAGGAGGTTCCCCGTGGGAACATGCTGGCCGTGGTAAAACGCTTCCGTCGGAAAGGAAAGTGGCATAGCTGCGGCGAATCCGGTTATCAGGTTTATTGGCACCTGTGGATATTTCTGTCTTCGTTTCGGAGACTTGTTTACAGGGCCTGTAGAAGGTGA
- a CDS encoding response regulator — protein MIRTIVVDDEWYNRAEICDFIEKTGFMRVESCCQNGAEALREADRVLPQAAFIDIEMPEMDGLTLAEKLLEKYPEIQVVFITGWNQYAVAAFELNALDYIMKPLNKARFQKMVERLKRRVELTVVKQGNRISIRCFGGFDVMVNGHPVIWRRSKAEELFAFLLTRHDTFVAKEIIIENLWSGYEITKSLPILQTAVCKIRNIFSMCKSEVRLIYANNRYGIFLSDTDCDYLKLESMVNDFQDGYPKSFEALEKACETLQCGLFDGRGFLWSESCQEYLHRKLSLMLCKIADHYHAQNDVLLEIEACKQLSRFSPIDDEAQLRYISVLRARGRKDTINRHGDWLRKTLQEEYGCGLPDVVEKALQERSE, from the coding sequence ATGATTCGGACAATCGTGGTGGACGACGAATGGTACAATCGTGCAGAAATCTGCGATTTTATTGAAAAAACAGGTTTTATGCGAGTGGAAAGTTGCTGCCAAAACGGAGCTGAAGCGCTTCGTGAGGCCGATCGCGTTTTACCACAGGCGGCGTTCATTGACATTGAAATGCCAGAGATGGATGGCCTGACGTTGGCCGAAAAGCTGCTTGAAAAATATCCGGAGATACAGGTTGTCTTTATCACAGGCTGGAACCAGTATGCGGTTGCAGCCTTTGAGCTTAACGCGCTTGATTATATCATGAAGCCGCTGAATAAAGCTCGCTTTCAAAAAATGGTCGAGCGGCTGAAAAGGCGGGTCGAGTTGACTGTGGTCAAACAAGGGAACCGGATTTCCATCCGCTGTTTCGGCGGGTTCGATGTGATGGTCAACGGCCATCCGGTGATATGGAGGCGCAGCAAGGCCGAAGAATTGTTCGCCTTTTTGCTGACGCGCCATGATACGTTCGTAGCGAAAGAGATCATTATTGAGAACCTATGGTCGGGCTATGAAATCACAAAATCACTGCCCATTCTGCAAACCGCCGTGTGCAAAATTCGGAATATTTTTTCAATGTGCAAAAGCGAAGTTAGACTGATTTATGCTAACAATCGGTACGGGATTTTTTTGTCGGATACGGACTGCGATTATCTGAAGCTTGAAAGCATGGTGAACGATTTTCAAGATGGCTATCCCAAATCCTTTGAAGCGCTTGAGAAGGCTTGCGAAACACTACAATGCGGTCTATTTGACGGGCGCGGTTTCCTCTGGAGTGAAAGCTGCCAGGAGTATCTGCACAGGAAACTTTCATTAATGCTGTGTAAAATCGCAGATCATTACCATGCTCAGAACGACGTATTGCTCGAAATTGAAGCGTGTAAACAGCTATCTCGTTTTTCCCCCATAGATGATGAGGCCCAACTGCGTTACATCAGCGTGCTGCGTGCGCGGGGCCGGAAAGACACAATCAATCGCCATGGCGATTGGTTGCGTAAAACGCTACAGGAGGAATATGGATGCGGGCTGCCGGATGTTGTGGAAAAAGCGTTGCAAGAGCGGTCTGAATAA
- a CDS encoding transposase encodes MGLLILKASRPWPQARNTALTERKTKGRKRYIAVDMMGNLLAVVVHAANIHDTKLGIEPAKLAFECSPSIQRFCADAGYRGTFILM; translated from the coding sequence ATGGGATTATTGATTCTCAAAGCGTCAAGACCGTGGCCGCAAGCGAGAAACACGGCATTGACGGAGCGAAAAACGAAAGGGCGAAAGCGGTATATCGCCGTAGACATGATGGGAAATCTGCTTGCAGTGGTTGTCCATGCGGCGAATATTCATGATACGAAGTTGGGTATTGAGCCTGCCAAACTTGCTTTCGAGTGTTCCCCATCCATTCAAAGATTCTGCGCTGATGCAGGATATCGCGGCACTTTTATCTTAATGTAG
- a CDS encoding nucleotidyltransferase domain-containing protein — translation MDRNGLCFLQLLATFLNNTLPVTPRDVDWNQVYELSKIHSLSGAVYTAVRKLPVAQRPPRETFNRFASAFYATVLRAEKQSALIENILEKLNEKKIPHLLIKGAVLRAFYPVPEMRTLGDIDLMIHEEDWFRTDATLRGAGYVLKGKSDGEWKYFKNGMEIEVHSKIRNEYIGYRVGCNDCFNNMWEYAAPLNGSFTYRWEKNFQLIYLISHTAKHLYGRGCGLRMLADIAVVLRHDGDRLRFDDVFQELEKIHLDVFARSLFALCKRCFGVPDAVPCADMPDARCDEAMEYLLVGGTFGFNREITVNLVRREYGNTDRVTKACFIALWHKIFPSWKDMRILYPRLARYACLMPLAWMARGIRCLLFKREKTFTILEGLVHPSDEAKKAYVLLEKLGLE, via the coding sequence ATGGACAGGAATGGATTATGTTTTCTGCAGTTGCTGGCAACATTTCTAAACAATACGCTTCCCGTGACTCCGAGAGACGTTGACTGGAATCAGGTGTACGAGCTTTCTAAGATTCATTCTTTAAGTGGCGCTGTCTACACTGCCGTCAGGAAACTTCCCGTCGCGCAAAGACCACCGAGAGAAACGTTCAATCGGTTTGCGTCGGCATTTTACGCCACTGTTTTGCGCGCGGAAAAGCAGAGTGCACTCATTGAAAATATATTGGAAAAGCTTAACGAAAAGAAAATTCCGCATCTTCTTATAAAAGGTGCTGTTTTACGAGCGTTTTATCCTGTTCCAGAAATGAGAACGCTTGGGGATATCGATCTGATGATCCATGAAGAAGACTGGTTTAGAACCGATGCCACGTTGCGGGGGGCTGGCTATGTCTTGAAGGGCAAAAGCGACGGTGAATGGAAGTATTTCAAAAACGGCATGGAAATTGAAGTGCATTCCAAGATTCGTAACGAATATATTGGATATAGGGTTGGATGCAATGACTGCTTTAACAACATGTGGGAATATGCTGCGCCTTTGAACGGAAGTTTTACCTACCGATGGGAGAAAAACTTTCAACTGATCTATCTCATTTCACATACAGCTAAACACTTGTACGGCAGGGGGTGTGGACTGCGTATGCTGGCGGATATTGCTGTTGTTCTTCGCCATGACGGCGATAGACTCCGATTTGATGATGTATTCCAGGAGCTTGAAAAAATCCACCTGGATGTTTTTGCACGGAGTCTTTTTGCGCTGTGCAAACGATGTTTCGGTGTACCTGATGCCGTACCCTGTGCAGATATGCCGGATGCCCGCTGCGACGAGGCGATGGAGTATCTTCTGGTTGGTGGGACGTTCGGTTTCAACAGAGAAATTACTGTGAATCTGGTCAGAAGAGAGTATGGAAATACAGATCGCGTGACAAAGGCATGTTTCATCGCGTTATGGCACAAAATATTTCCAAGCTGGAAAGATATGCGAATTCTGTATCCCCGCTTGGCGCGATATGCCTGCCTGATGCCATTAGCATGGATGGCAAGAGGAATCCGATGCCTTCTTTTCAAACGAGAAAAGACATTTACAATTTTAGAAGGTCTGGTCCATCCTTCGGATGAAGCGAAAAAGGCATACGTGCTTTTGGAAAAATTGGGGTTGGAGTAA